One genomic window of Trichlorobacter lovleyi includes the following:
- a CDS encoding PaaI family thioesterase encodes MFENIYDLPVNQDEELPFQLPEWIATAPFEEFLGMTIHEAKNGKAVLSMPFKAALCQGKGLMHGGAVVALADTALAMAIKSLLPEGTDFVTIKLGLEFHAPVRWGRVRAEARVTDQEDRNIEGMTEIMTEEGIKAATFKATFRIRGQRSSVNF; translated from the coding sequence ATGTTTGAAAACATATATGATCTTCCGGTTAACCAAGACGAAGAACTGCCGTTTCAGCTGCCGGAATGGATCGCTACAGCACCGTTTGAGGAGTTCCTTGGCATGACCATCCACGAGGCCAAAAACGGCAAGGCGGTGCTGAGTATGCCGTTCAAGGCAGCGCTCTGCCAGGGCAAGGGGCTGATGCATGGCGGGGCGGTGGTCGCGCTGGCAGACACCGCCCTGGCCATGGCAATCAAGAGTCTGCTGCCCGAAGGGACTGATTTTGTGACCATCAAGCTGGGACTGGAGTTTCATGCCCCGGTACGTTGGGGGCGTGTGCGGGCCGAGGCCAGGGTGACGGATCAGGAGGACCGGAATATTGAGGGGATGACGGAGATCATGACCGAGGAGGGGATCAAGGCCGCCACCTTCAAGGCCACCTTCAGGATCAGGGGGCAGCGCTCCTCAGTTAATTTCTAA
- a CDS encoding sigma-54-dependent transcriptional regulator, translating to MSELTRILIIDDDEPGRQVMELLLKKAGFAPLSAENGAQGVALVHEGRADLVLVDLFLPDKNGIEILREIRQVAPELEVVVITGHASAETAVQAMKEGAFDYITKPVNFEELKIVIAKACEKQRLLSENVYLRKQLQERFQFSSIIGGSAAMQRLFERMQRIVKTDSTVLIFGESGTGKELVAKALHHNGRRKGHAFVAVNCGAIPESLLESELFGHAKGAFTGAVRDKIGKFEAANHGTIFLDEIGTMPMHLQSKLLRVLQEQEVERVGSTKPIKLDVRVISATNADLEDQVRQGSFREDLFYRLNVIPLQLPPLRERREDLLPLVSHFLDKFCHLMGRPLMSLNKPALDALERYRWPGNVRELENVVERLVALTEQDSIGPDDLPVEITEASERPKGVCLDLSPEGIDMPAAIEELERKMISKALQMSNGVKARAAALLGLNRTTLVEKMKRLEIN from the coding sequence ATGAGTGAATTGACACGAATTCTTATCATTGATGACGACGAGCCGGGGCGGCAGGTGATGGAGCTGCTGCTGAAGAAGGCCGGATTTGCACCGCTTTCCGCCGAGAACGGCGCGCAGGGGGTGGCGCTGGTGCATGAGGGGCGGGCCGACCTGGTGCTGGTCGATCTGTTCCTGCCTGACAAAAACGGCATTGAGATTTTAAGGGAGATCCGGCAGGTTGCCCCGGAGCTGGAGGTGGTGGTGATTACCGGCCATGCCTCTGCCGAGACCGCCGTGCAGGCTATGAAGGAAGGGGCCTTTGACTACATAACCAAGCCGGTCAATTTTGAAGAGCTGAAGATCGTGATTGCCAAGGCCTGTGAAAAGCAGCGCCTGCTGTCGGAAAACGTCTACCTGCGTAAACAGTTGCAGGAGCGTTTTCAGTTCAGCAGCATCATCGGCGGCTCTGCTGCCATGCAGCGCCTGTTTGAACGGATGCAGCGGATCGTCAAGACGGATTCAACGGTGCTGATATTCGGTGAGTCCGGCACCGGTAAAGAACTGGTTGCCAAGGCGTTACACCACAATGGCCGTCGCAAGGGGCATGCCTTTGTGGCGGTCAACTGTGGCGCCATCCCGGAAAGCCTGCTGGAAAGCGAGCTGTTCGGCCATGCCAAGGGGGCCTTTACCGGAGCGGTGCGGGACAAGATCGGCAAGTTTGAGGCGGCCAACCATGGCACCATCTTCCTGGATGAGATCGGTACCATGCCGATGCACCTGCAATCCAAGCTGTTGCGGGTACTGCAGGAACAGGAGGTGGAGCGGGTCGGCTCCACCAAGCCGATCAAGCTGGACGTGCGGGTGATCTCCGCCACCAATGCCGACCTTGAAGACCAGGTGCGGCAGGGCAGTTTCCGTGAAGACCTGTTCTATCGCCTGAATGTCATTCCGCTGCAGTTGCCGCCCCTGCGTGAACGGCGTGAAGACCTGCTGCCGCTGGTCAGCCATTTTCTGGACAAGTTCTGCCACCTGATGGGACGGCCTTTGATGAGCCTCAACAAGCCGGCCCTCGATGCGCTGGAGCGCTACCGTTGGCCCGGTAACGTGCGCGAGCTTGAAAACGTGGTGGAACGGCTGGTGGCATTGACCGAGCAGGACAGCATCGGGCCCGATGACCTGCCGGTTGAGATTACCGAGGCATCCGAACGCCCCAAAGGGGTCTGCCTTGATCTGTCGCCGGAAGGGATTGATATGCCGGCTGCCATTGAAGAGCTTGAACGCAAGATGATCAGTAAGGCGTTGCAGATGTCCAATGGGGTAAAGGCCAGGGCCGCTGCCCTGCTGGGGCTGAACCGTACAACCCTGGTTGAAAAGATGAAGCGGTTAGAAATTAACTGA
- a CDS encoding FapA family protein has protein sequence MSEQPTQTQESKPDGQRFYHAQTGYQLILSLSQDEMECRAHLEVKADGSPPSADELQGYLAANGITTGIDDEAVQQLLCEARPGTSANGLLAAGIQPLRGEDGRLAFSFAPADQPPAETAADDDPEKRQIDFRAVQQFINVDPDQEIGRILPPTSGITGRTVRGKPVPAESGKALLLKLGQNVRSGGEQNDILIAEIHGRVKQDGETVHVVEEYVVDGDVGFSVGNIRFNGFVEVRGDVLDGFQVSASKGLKITGNVGACRLVSHGNIEFCGMDGQGKGSILCGGAITAHFIHDSTVECWGNMQVDVELRNCSVHCRGSLSTGLLAGGDCVTLAGLEAKKLGAPSAVKTTIHSGVDYHDLDRLHILLEQLEALQQQIAKTKDLQEQSSLTEKKQQLARVILDVRSHRPAGSNPKINIKDRVHEGVTIYLGDAVEEFSAELSGPISLIENSRDGGLRRLSLSSLEIPASELEKAWLEKDEQERQERLRQEAAEQEAAEAEAAQAPDEATETDPPAEPPAQD, from the coding sequence ATGAGCGAGCAACCGACCCAGACACAGGAAAGCAAGCCGGACGGACAACGTTTTTACCACGCCCAGACCGGCTACCAACTGATCTTGAGTCTCTCTCAGGATGAGATGGAATGCCGTGCTCACCTCGAGGTCAAGGCTGACGGCTCTCCGCCCAGTGCCGATGAGTTGCAGGGCTATCTGGCTGCAAACGGTATTACCACCGGCATTGACGACGAGGCTGTGCAGCAGCTGCTGTGTGAAGCGCGTCCCGGCACAAGCGCCAACGGGTTGCTGGCAGCCGGCATCCAGCCGTTGCGCGGGGAAGACGGCAGGCTGGCCTTCAGCTTTGCCCCCGCTGATCAGCCACCCGCCGAGACCGCAGCTGATGACGACCCTGAAAAACGCCAGATTGACTTCAGGGCGGTTCAGCAGTTCATCAACGTGGACCCTGACCAGGAAATCGGACGGATACTGCCCCCCACCAGCGGTATCACCGGCAGGACCGTACGTGGCAAACCGGTCCCGGCAGAATCAGGCAAGGCGCTGCTGCTGAAACTGGGCCAGAACGTCCGTTCGGGAGGCGAGCAGAACGATATCCTGATTGCCGAAATCCACGGACGGGTCAAACAGGACGGTGAGACCGTCCATGTGGTTGAAGAATACGTGGTGGATGGCGATGTTGGCTTCAGCGTCGGCAATATCCGCTTTAACGGCTTTGTCGAGGTGCGCGGTGATGTGCTGGACGGTTTTCAGGTCAGCGCCAGCAAAGGGCTGAAGATCACCGGCAACGTGGGTGCCTGCCGCCTGGTATCCCATGGCAACATTGAATTTTGCGGCATGGATGGTCAGGGTAAAGGCAGCATCCTCTGCGGCGGCGCCATTACCGCCCATTTCATCCATGACAGCACCGTTGAATGCTGGGGCAACATGCAGGTTGATGTTGAGCTGCGCAACTGCAGCGTCCATTGCCGCGGCAGCCTCAGCACCGGCCTGCTGGCAGGTGGAGACTGCGTCACCCTGGCAGGTCTTGAGGCCAAGAAGCTGGGAGCACCGTCTGCGGTCAAGACCACCATCCATAGCGGCGTTGACTACCACGACCTTGACCGGCTGCATATCCTGCTCGAACAGCTTGAGGCCCTGCAGCAGCAGATCGCCAAGACCAAAGACCTGCAGGAGCAGAGTTCCCTGACTGAAAAGAAGCAGCAGCTTGCCCGGGTCATCCTTGATGTCCGCTCCCACCGTCCAGCCGGCTCAAACCCAAAGATCAATATCAAGGACCGGGTGCATGAAGGGGTCACCATTTATCTGGGGGACGCGGTTGAAGAGTTTTCAGCCGAGTTGTCCGGCCCGATCAGCCTGATCGAGAACAGCCGTGACGGCGGATTGCGCAGGCTCAGCCTCAGCAGCCTTGAAATCCCGGCCAGCGAGCTTGAAAAGGCCTGGCTTGAAAAGGACGAACAGGAGCGCCAGGAACGGCTCAGACAGGAGGCGGCTGAGCAAGAGGCCGCAGAGGCAGAGGCTGCCCAAGCCCCTGATGAAGCGACAGAGACTGATCCGCCAGCTGAACCGCCTGCTCAGGACTAA
- the bioA gene encoding adenosylmethionine--8-amino-7-oxononanoate transaminase: MNTPEKTTTAQLQAWDKQYVWHPFTQMQDWLADDPIVIVAGEGSWLIDSDGNRYLDGVASLWTNVHGHSHPALNKALADQAARLEHSTLLGLANEQSILLAKRLIEIAPAGLSKVFYSDNGSTAVEVGLKMAYQYHCHQGEPQRSRFLRLQHAYHGDTIGSMSVGGISIYHDTFKPLLFSTIEAPAPYCYRCPMGQSDPAACGMACLGALEQLMREHREQLAGMLMEPLLQGAGGMLVHPAGYLKGVRELCDRYGVLLITDEVATGFGRTGSMFACQQEGVAPDIMAISKGLCAGYLPLAATLATEEIYQAFLGNYAELKTFFHGHTFTGNPLACAVALRSLELFEETALLESVGQRSKQLTALLQQLEDHPHVGNLRQCGLAAGIELVQDKATKAAYPWEEKRGVKVCLEARRHGVFSRPLGNTVVVFPPLAITADELAFLLDGLQKAIRAVTD, translated from the coding sequence ATGAATACTCCGGAGAAAACGACTACCGCACAACTTCAGGCCTGGGACAAGCAGTATGTCTGGCACCCCTTTACCCAGATGCAGGACTGGCTGGCTGATGACCCGATTGTGATCGTGGCGGGGGAAGGGAGCTGGCTGATCGATTCGGATGGCAACCGTTATCTGGACGGTGTCGCCTCCCTGTGGACCAACGTGCATGGCCATAGCCATCCTGCCCTGAACAAGGCACTGGCTGATCAGGCAGCGCGTCTTGAACACTCGACATTACTGGGGCTGGCAAATGAGCAGTCAATCCTGCTGGCAAAGCGGTTGATTGAGATCGCTCCGGCCGGATTGAGCAAGGTCTTTTATTCCGATAACGGTTCTACGGCGGTGGAGGTGGGGCTGAAGATGGCCTATCAGTACCACTGCCATCAAGGGGAGCCGCAGCGCAGCAGGTTTCTGCGGCTGCAGCATGCCTACCATGGCGATACCATCGGTTCCATGAGTGTGGGCGGGATTTCGATCTACCATGACACCTTCAAGCCGCTGCTGTTTTCAACCATTGAGGCCCCGGCGCCCTATTGCTACCGGTGTCCCATGGGGCAGAGCGATCCGGCAGCCTGCGGCATGGCCTGCCTGGGGGCGCTGGAGCAGTTGATGCGCGAGCACAGGGAGCAACTGGCCGGGATGCTGATGGAACCGCTGCTGCAGGGGGCGGGCGGGATGCTGGTGCATCCCGCCGGATATCTTAAGGGGGTGCGGGAGCTGTGTGACCGCTACGGCGTGCTGCTGATCACCGATGAGGTGGCCACCGGCTTCGGGCGTACCGGCAGCATGTTTGCCTGTCAGCAGGAGGGGGTAGCACCGGATATCATGGCGATCTCAAAGGGGCTCTGTGCCGGGTACCTGCCGCTGGCAGCCACCCTGGCAACCGAGGAGATCTACCAGGCCTTCCTGGGGAATTATGCTGAGTTAAAGACGTTCTTTCACGGGCATACCTTTACCGGCAATCCGCTGGCCTGTGCCGTTGCCCTGCGCAGCCTGGAGCTGTTTGAGGAAACCGCTCTGCTGGAGTCGGTCGGGCAACGCAGTAAACAGTTGACGGCCTTGCTGCAACAGCTGGAGGATCACCCCCATGTGGGTAATCTGCGTCAGTGCGGCCTGGCAGCAGGAATTGAGCTGGTGCAGGACAAGGCGACGAAGGCAGCCTACCCGTGGGAGGAGAAACGTGGTGTGAAGGTTTGTCTGGAGGCCCGCAGGCATGGGGTCTTTTCCCGTCCGCTGGGCAATACGGTGGTGGTGTTCCCGCCGCTGGCGATTACGGCAGATGAGCTGGCATTTCTTCTGGATGGGCTGCAAAAGGCGATCAGGGCGGTAACGGATTAG
- a CDS encoding GAF domain-containing protein, whose amino-acid sequence MPQQANDDITHEKLKAMMEMAALVNSSHERSVIMDHAVKSVCRLTGAEAGSLLLLDEFTGHLDFEVVTGGREELLPFFRVPKGQGIAGWVAQNDLPIIVQDVQSDERFFKFTDQELGFTTRDMIAVPLRVNGAVIGVLQAINKNAGAFSHDDLKLTMAFANQIAAIINKADKGQPRTPTPDI is encoded by the coding sequence ATGCCCCAGCAAGCAAACGACGACATCACCCATGAAAAACTAAAGGCCATGATGGAAATGGCAGCCCTGGTCAACTCATCCCACGAGCGTTCCGTCATTATGGACCACGCCGTAAAATCCGTCTGCCGCCTGACCGGCGCTGAAGCCGGCAGCCTGCTGCTGCTCGACGAATTTACCGGCCACCTTGACTTTGAAGTAGTCACCGGCGGCAGAGAAGAACTTTTGCCGTTCTTCCGTGTGCCCAAAGGCCAGGGAATTGCCGGGTGGGTTGCCCAGAATGACCTGCCGATCATAGTACAGGATGTCCAGTCCGATGAACGCTTCTTCAAGTTTACCGACCAGGAACTGGGATTTACCACCCGCGACATGATTGCCGTGCCGCTACGGGTCAACGGAGCAGTAATCGGTGTCCTGCAGGCGATCAACAAAAACGCCGGCGCCTTCAGTCATGATGACCTGAAACTGACCATGGCATTTGCCAACCAGATCGCCGCCATCATCAACAAAGCAGACAAAGGGCAGCCACGCACCCCAACCCCCGACATATAA
- a CDS encoding integron integrase, which translates to MQNQPAKPKLLDQLRDRIRLKHYSRRTEDVYLDWAKRYILYHKKRHPQEMGKREVEEFLTYLATERNVAAATQNQAKAALQFLYKEVLEIQLPWLDEVEQAKKPKRLPVVLTEKEVQALLAQMPQAYAMLARLMYGTGMRLLEIFRLRVQDIDFERCEVLIREGKGAKDRVTMLPQSLRVSLQEHLKQVRRLHEQDLLKGHGEVWMSDSLARKYPNAGREWIWQYVFPSARLSVDPRSGVTRRHHLDEKGLQRAIKQAAADAGLTKNVTPHTLRHSFATHLLQAGYDIRTVQELLGHKDVQTTMIYTHVLNKGGMGVLSPLDRLA; encoded by the coding sequence ATGCAGAACCAGCCTGCTAAGCCCAAGTTGCTCGATCAGTTGCGTGATCGTATCAGGTTGAAACATTACAGCCGCCGGACTGAGGATGTGTACCTTGATTGGGCAAAACGTTACATACTGTACCACAAGAAAAGGCATCCGCAAGAGATGGGCAAGCGGGAAGTTGAAGAGTTTCTAACCTACCTGGCAACAGAGCGGAATGTGGCGGCGGCTACTCAAAATCAGGCAAAGGCGGCTTTGCAGTTTCTGTACAAGGAGGTGCTTGAAATTCAGTTACCCTGGCTGGATGAGGTGGAGCAGGCCAAGAAGCCGAAGCGGTTGCCGGTGGTGCTGACTGAGAAGGAGGTGCAGGCGTTGCTGGCCCAGATGCCGCAGGCCTATGCCATGCTTGCCCGGCTTATGTATGGAACCGGCATGCGGCTGCTGGAGATATTTCGTCTGCGGGTGCAGGATATTGATTTTGAACGGTGCGAGGTGCTGATTAGGGAAGGAAAGGGGGCCAAGGATCGGGTGACGATGCTGCCGCAGTCGTTGAGGGTGTCGTTGCAGGAGCATTTGAAGCAGGTAAGAAGGCTGCATGAGCAGGATCTTTTGAAGGGGCACGGTGAGGTCTGGATGTCGGATAGTCTGGCCCGTAAGTATCCCAATGCCGGGCGGGAGTGGATCTGGCAGTATGTCTTTCCGTCTGCGCGGTTGTCGGTTGACCCCCGTTCCGGTGTGACCAGGCGGCATCATCTGGATGAAAAAGGGCTGCAGCGGGCAATCAAGCAGGCCGCAGCGGATGCCGGGTTGACCAAGAACGTAACGCCCCACACCCTACGTCATTCCTTTGCCACCCATTTGCTGCAGGCCGGTTACGATATCCGAACGGTGCAGGAGTTGCTGGGACATAAGGATGTGCAGACGACCATGATCTATACCCATGTGTTGAATAAGGGCGGGATGGGGGTGTTGTCGCCGCTGGACCGGCTTGCCTAG
- a CDS encoding WD40/YVTN/BNR-like repeat-containing protein — MKVISYLFVFIVFSCLMISCSGSGDTTQHVAWAVGHNNPSGPSTVLLSTDGGNNWSRSGENAAVMQNFGANNLYVPDAQNIWVVGTNSTIIHSSNQGNSWEKITTIPSAVGSNEFYDISVVGNRHFWVSAFSGLVLHSSDAAQTWTVHDLSSFNLGVVQGIKAIDENVIYAVGGETNSTKGVVVRTVDGGTTWEQISNAKVDFPAGVIGVTATDVNHVTINGAQGSCASTADGGTTWESCSKVMAGGGANADINDLIMLDTENWWAALDFNYIILTHDRGINWIEQNALGVSNLFLLGIDAINNSHAVTVGSTQSYPMSGYAFVTHDGGTTWTQSNVPANTNALSKVAYAP, encoded by the coding sequence ATGAAAGTTATCAGCTACCTTTTTGTTTTTATTGTTTTTTCTTGTTTAATGATCTCCTGTAGCGGGTCAGGTGACACCACGCAACACGTGGCCTGGGCTGTTGGGCATAATAATCCCAGTGGTCCATCCACTGTCCTCCTGAGTACCGATGGGGGTAACAACTGGTCACGTTCAGGTGAAAATGCAGCTGTTATGCAAAATTTTGGCGCAAATAATCTGTATGTGCCAGACGCACAAAATATTTGGGTGGTTGGAACAAACAGTACAATCATTCATTCAAGCAATCAGGGTAACAGTTGGGAAAAAATCACCACCATCCCAAGTGCAGTTGGATCAAATGAGTTTTATGATATTTCCGTGGTTGGCAACAGACACTTCTGGGTAAGTGCCTTTAGCGGTCTGGTGCTGCATAGTAGCGATGCTGCCCAGACCTGGACGGTACACGACCTCAGCAGCTTCAACCTGGGTGTAGTGCAAGGCATTAAGGCTATTGATGAAAATGTCATTTACGCTGTTGGAGGGGAAACAAATTCCACCAAAGGTGTTGTTGTCAGGACAGTGGATGGTGGAACAACCTGGGAACAGATCTCGAATGCAAAGGTGGATTTCCCTGCCGGTGTCATTGGTGTTACTGCAACAGATGTCAATCATGTCACCATCAATGGTGCTCAAGGATCTTGTGCCTCGACAGCCGATGGTGGCACCACCTGGGAATCCTGTTCAAAAGTTATGGCTGGTGGTGGTGCCAATGCTGACATCAATGACCTGATTATGCTTGATACTGAGAATTGGTGGGCAGCTTTGGACTTCAACTACATCATACTGACCCATGATCGCGGTATAAACTGGATTGAGCAAAATGCTTTGGGAGTAAGCAACCTGTTCCTGCTCGGTATTGACGCTATCAACAACTCTCACGCGGTTACTGTTGGTTCGACACAATCCTATCCGATGTCCGGCTATGCATTTGTTACTCACGATGGCGGTACCACCTGGACACAGTCCAATGTGCCTGCAAATACTAATGCGCTCAGCAAAGTTGCCTACGCGCCATAA
- a CDS encoding DUF4124 domain-containing protein: protein MVFLRLNLLLMLIQLIPALAFAETLYKCSKDGVLVFSDQPCQGQQLEAESISSPAPASQNKSKNRQLKKPGYMDSTDNLFKRCSNGDMEACRLLGVSKPGQRWTQQTGTTRNITNNRQLSGKYARYPKETEIHIECLPSRHRVTVYSRNDINAVFLRDGDKIVNSESGMRGLREYGTRFRSIDEAAEALCR from the coding sequence ATGGTATTTTTAAGATTAAACTTACTGTTGATGTTGATTCAGCTTATTCCTGCTCTAGCTTTCGCAGAAACATTGTATAAGTGTAGCAAGGATGGTGTGCTGGTTTTCTCTGACCAACCCTGTCAGGGACAGCAGCTGGAAGCAGAGAGCATAAGCAGTCCAGCACCTGCAAGTCAGAACAAATCAAAAAACAGACAGCTGAAAAAACCGGGCTATATGGATAGCACGGACAATTTATTCAAACGCTGCTCTAATGGAGATATGGAGGCCTGCAGACTGCTGGGGGTTTCAAAGCCTGGCCAGCGCTGGACGCAGCAGACAGGAACAACTCGAAACATAACAAACAATCGGCAGCTTTCCGGCAAGTATGCTCGCTACCCAAAAGAGACCGAGATCCATATTGAATGCCTGCCATCAAGACATCGGGTTACTGTTTACAGCCGTAATGATATCAATGCTGTTTTTCTACGCGACGGCGACAAAATTGTGAATTCAGAAAGCGGGATGCGTGGACTCAGAGAGTACGGAACCCGGTTCCGGTCCATTGACGAGGCTGCGGAGGCCCTGTGCCGATAA
- a CDS encoding AAA family ATPase — MNNTTLYIFSGLPGCGKTSIAKLLAGRIKAAYVRVDTIEQALRELCSIEIQGEGYRLAYRVASDILNSGVSVVADSCNPILLTRLEWERVALDAGAHHVNIEITCSDSQEHRTRVETRPPTVFGLRLPTWQDVQSREYHDWTSPRITIDTSGRSVLECVEELASKIPGELR, encoded by the coding sequence TTGAACAACACCACACTCTATATTTTTTCCGGCCTGCCGGGATGCGGCAAGACCTCGATTGCCAAACTGCTGGCAGGTCGCATCAAGGCCGCCTACGTGAGGGTTGATACCATTGAGCAGGCGTTAAGAGAGTTGTGCTCGATTGAGATCCAGGGGGAAGGCTATCGTTTAGCGTACCGGGTTGCATCAGACATACTTAATTCGGGCGTCAGCGTTGTCGCTGATTCATGCAACCCCATTCTGTTAACACGCCTTGAATGGGAGCGGGTCGCTCTGGACGCCGGCGCCCACCATGTCAATATTGAGATAACCTGCTCCGATAGCCAGGAACACCGGACCAGGGTAGAGACACGCCCCCCAACGGTCTTTGGCCTGCGCCTGCCGACCTGGCAGGATGTTCAAAGCAGGGAGTATCATGATTGGACAAGCCCGAGAATTACGATTGATACTTCAGGCAGGTCTGTATTGGAGTGTGTCGAAGAGCTGGCATCAAAAATTCCAGGCGAGCTGCGCTAG
- a CDS encoding response regulator: protein MTAKKLLGEILVHKGILSPVTVERMIRLANREQKRFGWFLEDKGLITGNELSEALAEQFNMKHLTSIEQYSYPKQLLALLTPETALEFNLFPLRQEGNNLLLAVTDPTDMRMAQTIAKNQGMTVVPAVISREAFFAAFCKHYLGRQIQKPKAETVLIADDDKLTREMLKEILVSNGYRVLLAADGMEAYKEIVASRPQVVLTDKEMPNFDGFQLIKLIKAIHDLKSIPVILISDKTTDDDEARLFELGFFDFMSKPIKAVTLVSRVKRAMGVSGASAESTL from the coding sequence ATGACGGCAAAAAAGCTGCTGGGAGAAATACTGGTACACAAGGGCATCCTTTCACCGGTAACGGTTGAGCGGATGATCAGACTGGCCAACCGTGAGCAGAAACGCTTTGGCTGGTTTCTGGAGGACAAGGGACTGATCACGGGAAATGAGCTGTCTGAGGCGCTGGCTGAACAGTTCAACATGAAGCATTTGACCAGTATTGAACAGTACAGCTACCCCAAGCAGCTGCTGGCCTTGCTTACGCCTGAGACGGCACTTGAATTCAACCTGTTTCCGCTGCGTCAGGAAGGCAACAACCTGCTGCTGGCAGTGACCGACCCCACTGACATGAGGATGGCGCAGACCATTGCCAAAAACCAGGGGATGACGGTTGTTCCGGCTGTCATTTCCCGTGAGGCGTTTTTTGCTGCCTTTTGCAAACATTATCTTGGCAGGCAAATCCAGAAGCCCAAGGCCGAAACCGTCCTGATTGCAGACGACGACAAGCTGACACGGGAGATGCTGAAGGAGATTCTGGTCAGCAACGGTTATCGGGTGTTGCTGGCCGCTGATGGCATGGAGGCATACAAGGAGATCGTTGCCAGCCGCCCTCAGGTTGTGCTGACAGACAAAGAGATGCCGAATTTCGATGGTTTCCAGTTAATCAAGCTGATCAAGGCCATCCATGATCTCAAATCAATACCGGTCATACTGATCAGTGACAAGACAACCGATGATGATGAGGCCAGGCTTTTTGAGCTGGGCTTTTTCGACTTTATGAGTAAGCCGATCAAGGCGGTCACCCTGGTGTCAAGGGTCAAGCGGGCCATGGGGGTATCTGGCGCCTCAGCGGAATCCACGCTCTAG
- a CDS encoding MTH1187 family thiamine-binding protein, producing MKVLVDLCVVPMGVGVSVSSYVAACEKVLSEAGLKTALHSYGTNIEGEWDAVFAAIKRCHEVVHQMGAPRITTTIKMGTRTDRDQTMEDKINSVQAKLG from the coding sequence ATGAAGGTTCTGGTTGATCTCTGTGTCGTACCGATGGGGGTGGGGGTCTCTGTTTCAAGTTATGTTGCTGCCTGCGAAAAGGTACTGAGCGAGGCAGGGCTGAAGACGGCACTGCATTCCTACGGCACCAACATTGAAGGGGAGTGGGATGCGGTCTTTGCGGCCATCAAACGCTGCCATGAAGTGGTGCATCAGATGGGCGCCCCGCGCATTACCACCACCATCAAGATGGGTACCCGCACTGACCGGGATCAGACCATGGAAGACAAGATCAACAGCGTGCAGGCAAAGCTGGGGTAA
- a CDS encoding radical SAM protein → MPRYIEPVFRPPSEARSLIFQITVGCSQNQCRFCGMYKGKQFHLRPAAEILAEIAELPAAYRTRVERVFLADGDALVYPFEGLVTILDALAGSFPHLTRIGSYASPNSLTTKTAEQLQLLREKKLRILYFGLESGDDDTLQQINKGFDSNRMAELALMARQAGMKLSVTAILGLAGRNRSLEHARATAAWVNRVNPEYFSLLTLFHRHNEPFVRSLEQCNHRELLLEARELLCHLSPQRTILRSNHVSNFLNLAGSYPKDRERLIADLDRAMDQAEQLPGFLDQVPAYEEEYY, encoded by the coding sequence ATGCCCCGTTACATTGAACCGGTATTCCGCCCCCCCAGTGAAGCCCGCAGCCTGATCTTCCAGATTACGGTGGGCTGCTCCCAAAACCAGTGCAGATTCTGCGGCATGTACAAGGGCAAGCAGTTCCACCTGCGGCCTGCAGCAGAGATACTGGCTGAGATCGCCGAACTGCCGGCCGCCTACCGGACACGGGTTGAACGGGTCTTTCTGGCCGACGGCGATGCACTGGTCTATCCCTTTGAGGGACTGGTCACGATCCTGGATGCGCTTGCCGGCAGTTTTCCGCACCTGACACGGATCGGCTCCTATGCCTCACCCAACAGCCTGACCACCAAGACCGCAGAGCAGCTGCAGCTGCTGCGGGAGAAGAAGCTGCGGATCCTGTATTTCGGCCTGGAATCGGGCGATGATGACACCCTGCAACAGATCAACAAGGGCTTTGACAGCAACCGTATGGCTGAGCTGGCACTGATGGCACGCCAGGCCGGCATGAAGCTGTCAGTCACGGCGATCCTCGGCCTGGCCGGGCGGAACCGCAGCCTGGAGCATGCCAGAGCCACCGCCGCCTGGGTCAACCGGGTCAACCCGGAGTATTTCTCACTGCTGACGCTCTTTCACCGCCACAACGAACCGTTTGTCCGTTCACTTGAGCAGTGCAACCACCGCGAGCTGTTGCTGGAGGCGCGGGAACTGCTCTGTCACCTGTCACCCCAGCGCACCATCCTGCGCTCCAACCATGTATCCAACTTCCTGAACCTGGCCGGCAGCTATCCCAAAGACCGGGAACGGCTGATTGCCGATCTTGACCGGGCCATGGATCAGGCAGAGCAGCTGCCGGGCTTTCTGGATCAGGTACCGGCCTACGAAGAAGAATATTATTGA